The sequence AACGCAGGCGCCGCCTGCGCTGAGGCCGAGAAGCACCGCCCAGCCCGCCCCCGGCGGCGACGCGCGCCGGGGGATCAGCCCATGGTCTTGGCGCCGTCGATCGACTCCCGCAGGATGTCGGCGTGCCCGGCGTGCTGGGCCGTCTCGGCGATCAGGTGCAGCAGCACCCGGCGGACCGTCCAACTCGCCCCCGGCTCGAACCAGGGCGCCTGCGGCAGCGGGTGCGCCGCATCCAGGTCGAGGGTGGCGACCAACTCGTCAGTCTGGCCGGCCACCGCCTGGAAGCGCTCGACCAGCCCGGCGAGGGTCTCGCCCGGTGCCATCTGGAACTGACCGACCCAGTCGACCTCCTCACGGCCCATCTCCTCCGCGCCGCCCACGGCGAAGAGCATCCATCGGCGCTCGACGCCGGTCACGTGCTTGATGAGGCCGCCGAGGCAGAGGCCGCTGACAGTGGGGCGGCTGGCCGCCTGCTCGTCGGTGAGCCCGTCGACGGTCTGCAGGAGGAAACCACGGTGCCTGCGGAGCGCCTGTAGAAGATCGGTGCGCTCACCGGTGAGCTGCTCGGTGCTGGTCATGCCGCCACCCCTCATTGATGTCCAACCGAGGCCACCGTAGGGCGAGGCACCGACACTTTCCGGGCACCACA comes from Micromonospora vinacea and encodes:
- a CDS encoding DinB family protein encodes the protein MTSTEQLTGERTDLLQALRRHRGFLLQTVDGLTDEQAASRPTVSGLCLGGLIKHVTGVERRWMLFAVGGAEEMGREEVDWVGQFQMAPGETLAGLVERFQAVAGQTDELVATLDLDAAHPLPQAPWFEPGASWTVRRVLLHLIAETAQHAGHADILRESIDGAKTMG